A section of the bacterium genome encodes:
- the coxB gene encoding cytochrome c oxidase subunit II has translation MDKGFQLLPEQATRLAVEVDLLYYFLVGLSLFFSLLIFFLIYVFAVRYRRRSEDEAPMQIPGLLKLELAWTIIPFFLAVIVFWWGASLYFKAYSAPPKDAMEIYVVGKQWMWYVQHPSGQREINQLHVPVGQAVKLTMATEDVIHSFYIPAFRIKKDVVPGRYTHLWFEATKTGVYHLFCAEYCGTKHSEMIGSVVVMEPAEFEKWLSGSEGGETLASAGEKKFNQLGCGTCHANVPGARGPSLVGLFGSSVKLADGRTVVADEAYIRESILNPGAKLAAGYNPLMPTFQGQINEAGLLQITAYLKTLK, from the coding sequence ATGGACAAAGGCTTTCAACTCCTCCCGGAACAAGCAACCCGGCTGGCAGTGGAAGTGGACTTACTGTACTACTTTCTTGTCGGCCTCTCGCTGTTTTTCTCGCTGTTGATCTTTTTCTTGATCTATGTGTTCGCGGTGCGCTATCGCCGCCGCTCGGAAGACGAAGCGCCGATGCAAATTCCCGGCTTGCTCAAGCTCGAGCTGGCCTGGACGATCATTCCGTTCTTTCTTGCCGTGATCGTCTTCTGGTGGGGCGCGAGTTTGTACTTCAAGGCTTATTCCGCTCCGCCCAAGGATGCCATGGAGATCTACGTCGTCGGCAAGCAGTGGATGTGGTACGTGCAACACCCCAGCGGCCAGCGCGAGATCAACCAATTGCATGTGCCCGTCGGCCAGGCGGTGAAGCTGACCATGGCCACCGAAGACGTCATTCACAGCTTCTACATTCCGGCGTTTCGCATCAAGAAGGACGTGGTGCCGGGCCGCTATACCCACTTGTGGTTCGAAGCCACCAAAACCGGCGTCTATCATCTCTTCTGTGCGGAATACTGCGGTACCAAGCATTCGGAGATGATCGGCAGCGTGGTGGTAATGGAACCGGCGGAATTCGAAAAATGGCTGAGTGGAAGTGAAGGTGGTGAGACTTTAGCCTCGGCGGGTGAGAAGAAGTTCAACCAGCTCGGCTGCGGCACTTGCCACGCCAATGTCCCTGGCGCGCGCGGGCCTTCGCTCGTGGGCTTGTTTGGCTCCTCCGTGAAGCTGGCGGATGGCCGCACCGTGGTGGCGGATGAAGCCTACATCCGCGAATCGATCTTGAATCCCGGCGCCAAGCTCGCCGCCGGCTACAATCCCCTCATGCCGACGTTCCAGGGGCAGATCAACGAGGCGGGCTTGCTGCAGATCACGGCCTATCTCAAAACGCTGAAATAA
- a CDS encoding SCO family protein has translation MKNLVIQAVVRPALLLFVALGLLAGTAAGVRGQGLNASSQPDILKRIGIDQKLGGQVPLELQFLDETGAAVPLQQYFGKKPAILALIYYNCPMLCNLVLNELNRSLKVLPFDAGKEFNVIAVSFDPRETPALAAEKKKNYLKDYNRPGAESGWHFLTGDSLAIKQLTEAVGFRYEFDPVSQQYAHAGGLMIVTPEGKLARYFYGVDYPSRDLRLSLIEASENKIGSAVDQLLLYCFHYDPRTGKYGLMIMNVLRLAGVTTVVLLAGFVLVMLWRDRRNKLASVKAG, from the coding sequence ATGAAGAATCTGGTTATCCAGGCTGTTGTGCGGCCGGCGCTGTTGCTGTTTGTCGCGCTGGGCTTGCTTGCCGGCACGGCAGCGGGCGTGCGCGGGCAGGGTTTGAATGCAAGCAGTCAGCCGGATATTCTCAAGAGAATCGGCATCGATCAAAAGCTCGGCGGCCAGGTGCCGCTGGAGCTGCAGTTTCTCGACGAAACCGGCGCTGCCGTGCCGCTGCAGCAATACTTCGGCAAAAAGCCGGCGATTCTCGCCCTCATCTATTACAACTGCCCGATGTTGTGCAATCTGGTGCTGAACGAATTGAATCGCAGTCTCAAGGTGTTGCCCTTCGATGCCGGCAAGGAGTTCAACGTCATTGCGGTGAGCTTCGACCCGCGTGAAACGCCGGCACTGGCCGCCGAGAAGAAGAAAAACTATTTAAAGGATTACAACCGGCCGGGCGCCGAGAGCGGCTGGCATTTTCTCACCGGCGATTCCCTGGCGATCAAACAGCTCACCGAGGCGGTGGGTTTCCGCTATGAATTCGATCCGGTTTCGCAGCAATACGCGCATGCCGGCGGCCTGATGATTGTGACGCCCGAGGGCAAGCTGGCGCGCTATTTCTACGGCGTCGACTATCCCAGCCGCGACCTGCGCCTGAGCTTGATCGAAGCCTCGGAAAACAAGATCGGCTCGGCGGTCGATCAGCTTTTGCTGTATTGCTTTCACTATGATCCTCGCACCGGCAAATATGGCTTGATGATCATGAATGTTCTGCGCCTGGCGGGCGTGACCACGGTGGTGCTGCTGGCAGGTTTCGTGCTGGTGATGCTGTGGCGCGACCGGCGCAACAAGCTGGCGAGCGTCAAAGCCGGCTGA